One window from the genome of Leptidea sinapis chromosome 24, ilLepSina1.1, whole genome shotgun sequence encodes:
- the LOC126971778 gene encoding facilitated trehalose transporter Tret1-like isoform X2 yields the protein MHIKPYMKFLVTVGIAIGSISDGFIFGQMSGMIDKLHSNHSSIPISDEFVSWIASTINITCFVGFAVVAVITEMWGRRYSVTVMSMPALISWILTYFAQDKYVLLLTRVLAGLSYGGILFLSYTNIGEYMTPSFRFLAFNMLVCVGSMTGTMMGHVLSVIMNWRNVALIGILPTMLSAAIPLFWVESPMWLASKGRFEESEKAFRALHPSNENSDKELKNLIAMETDKQLKYSRGGISSTSYFKKIFITIRQRYFWKLYSLSIVVNVYRVAAGRVLFSTLAITMLQDISGTSDILTFTLLTNGFSIFGATISFIFMRKYKMRQLLFPTGILANLLLVSLGLLLLIRPEKDVITNWAKILLLALYLVTVAAGPYPVLEALLTEINPLEVKSFCLITLGILIGVIQFLAVKLAPGMFISIGYHGVFFLNAAIVFICLLYLWFYMPETKGRSLQEIEVYFKNNKYDDNAFKFEQSKELLELKKDVA from the exons atgCACATCAAACCGTACATGAAG TTCCTGGTCACCGTTGGAATCGCAATAGGCAGTATCTCAGATGGGTTCATATTTGGGCAGATGTCTGGTATGATCGACAAACTGCACTCTAACCATAGCTCCATACCAATATCTGATGAATTTGTATCATGGATAG CCTCCACAATCAATATCACCTGCTTCGTGGGCTTCGCTGTGGTTGCTGTTATTACAGAAATGTGGGGGCGCAGATATTCCGTCACTGTGATGTCGATGCCTGCTCTTATATCGTGGATATTAACGTATTTTGCACAAGATAAATATGTGTTACTCCTCACAAGAGTACTGGCCGGTTTATCTTACGGTGGAATATTATTCTTAAGTTACACAAATATCGGTGAATATATGACACCAAGCTTCCGGTTTCTAGCGTTTAATATGCTTGTTTGTGTTGGTTCAATGACTGGAACAATGATGGGACACGTCTTAAGTGTTATTATGAATTGGCGAAATGTTGCTTTAATAGGAATTTTACCAACAATGTTGTCAGCTGCTATTCCTTTATTTTGGGTGGAAAGCCCCATGTGGCTAGCATCGAAAGGCAGATTTGAGGAAAGCGAAAAAGCATTTAGAGCCCTTCATCCCTCTAATGAGAATTCTGacaaagaattaaaaaatttaattgcaaTGGAAACAGATAAGCAATTAAAATACTCCAGGGGTGGTATTTCATCGACatcatattttaagaaaatattcatAACAATACGACAACGCTATTTTTGGAAGTTATACTCTTTGTCTATTGTAGTCAATGTGTACCGTGTAGCTGCTGGCCGGGTTTTGTTCAGTACATTGGCAATAACGATGCTCCAGGATATTAGTGGAACATCAGACATAttaacatttacactattaaCAAACGGCTTCTCAATTTTCGGTGCAACCATTTCTTTTATCTTCATGAGAAAGTACAAAATGCGTCAGCTTTTATTTCCAACGGGAATTTTGGCAAATTTACTATTGGTATCTCTTGGGCTGTTGCTTCTTATTAGGCCTGAAAAAGATGTCATAACAAATTGGGCCAAAATATTGCTGTTGGCATTATATTTAGTTACAGTAGCTGCCGGTCCATATCCTGTTTTAGAAGCATTGCTTACTGAAATAAATCCATTAGAAGTTAAATCATTTTGTCTGATCACGTTAGGCATACTTATAGGTGTGATACAATTTTTGGCGGTAAAGCTTGCACCTGGTATGTTTATTAGTATAGGATACCATggtgttttctttttaaatgcgGCTATTGTATTCATATGTCTTTTGTATCTTTGGTTTTACATGCCAGAAACAAAAGGCAGATCATTACAAGAAATAGaagtttatttcaaaaataataaatatgatgaCAATGCGTTTAAATTTGAACAAAGTAAAGAgttattagaattaaaaaaagatgTTGCATAA
- the LOC126971778 gene encoding facilitated trehalose transporter Tret1-like isoform X1: protein MHIILDTLVFHSHSSIDIDAITYNFILKNVIFYIFQFLVTVGIAIGSISDGFIFGQMSGMIDKLHSNHSSIPISDEFVSWIASTINITCFVGFAVVAVITEMWGRRYSVTVMSMPALISWILTYFAQDKYVLLLTRVLAGLSYGGILFLSYTNIGEYMTPSFRFLAFNMLVCVGSMTGTMMGHVLSVIMNWRNVALIGILPTMLSAAIPLFWVESPMWLASKGRFEESEKAFRALHPSNENSDKELKNLIAMETDKQLKYSRGGISSTSYFKKIFITIRQRYFWKLYSLSIVVNVYRVAAGRVLFSTLAITMLQDISGTSDILTFTLLTNGFSIFGATISFIFMRKYKMRQLLFPTGILANLLLVSLGLLLLIRPEKDVITNWAKILLLALYLVTVAAGPYPVLEALLTEINPLEVKSFCLITLGILIGVIQFLAVKLAPGMFISIGYHGVFFLNAAIVFICLLYLWFYMPETKGRSLQEIEVYFKNNKYDDNAFKFEQSKELLELKKDVA from the exons ATGCATATTATACTCGACACTTTGGTCTTTCATTCCCATTCCAGTATTGATATCGACGCTATTACTTACAACTTCATCCTtaagaatgttatattttatatcttccAGTTCCTGGTCACCGTTGGAATCGCAATAGGCAGTATCTCAGATGGGTTCATATTTGGGCAGATGTCTGGTATGATCGACAAACTGCACTCTAACCATAGCTCCATACCAATATCTGATGAATTTGTATCATGGATAG CCTCCACAATCAATATCACCTGCTTCGTGGGCTTCGCTGTGGTTGCTGTTATTACAGAAATGTGGGGGCGCAGATATTCCGTCACTGTGATGTCGATGCCTGCTCTTATATCGTGGATATTAACGTATTTTGCACAAGATAAATATGTGTTACTCCTCACAAGAGTACTGGCCGGTTTATCTTACGGTGGAATATTATTCTTAAGTTACACAAATATCGGTGAATATATGACACCAAGCTTCCGGTTTCTAGCGTTTAATATGCTTGTTTGTGTTGGTTCAATGACTGGAACAATGATGGGACACGTCTTAAGTGTTATTATGAATTGGCGAAATGTTGCTTTAATAGGAATTTTACCAACAATGTTGTCAGCTGCTATTCCTTTATTTTGGGTGGAAAGCCCCATGTGGCTAGCATCGAAAGGCAGATTTGAGGAAAGCGAAAAAGCATTTAGAGCCCTTCATCCCTCTAATGAGAATTCTGacaaagaattaaaaaatttaattgcaaTGGAAACAGATAAGCAATTAAAATACTCCAGGGGTGGTATTTCATCGACatcatattttaagaaaatattcatAACAATACGACAACGCTATTTTTGGAAGTTATACTCTTTGTCTATTGTAGTCAATGTGTACCGTGTAGCTGCTGGCCGGGTTTTGTTCAGTACATTGGCAATAACGATGCTCCAGGATATTAGTGGAACATCAGACATAttaacatttacactattaaCAAACGGCTTCTCAATTTTCGGTGCAACCATTTCTTTTATCTTCATGAGAAAGTACAAAATGCGTCAGCTTTTATTTCCAACGGGAATTTTGGCAAATTTACTATTGGTATCTCTTGGGCTGTTGCTTCTTATTAGGCCTGAAAAAGATGTCATAACAAATTGGGCCAAAATATTGCTGTTGGCATTATATTTAGTTACAGTAGCTGCCGGTCCATATCCTGTTTTAGAAGCATTGCTTACTGAAATAAATCCATTAGAAGTTAAATCATTTTGTCTGATCACGTTAGGCATACTTATAGGTGTGATACAATTTTTGGCGGTAAAGCTTGCACCTGGTATGTTTATTAGTATAGGATACCATggtgttttctttttaaatgcgGCTATTGTATTCATATGTCTTTTGTATCTTTGGTTTTACATGCCAGAAACAAAAGGCAGATCATTACAAGAAATAGaagtttatttcaaaaataataaatatgatgaCAATGCGTTTAAATTTGAACAAAGTAAAGAgttattagaattaaaaaaagatgTTGCATAA
- the LOC126971778 gene encoding facilitated trehalose transporter Tret1-like isoform X3, whose amino-acid sequence MVLQQFLVTVGIAIGSISDGFIFGQMSGMIDKLHSNHSSIPISDEFVSWIASTINITCFVGFAVVAVITEMWGRRYSVTVMSMPALISWILTYFAQDKYVLLLTRVLAGLSYGGILFLSYTNIGEYMTPSFRFLAFNMLVCVGSMTGTMMGHVLSVIMNWRNVALIGILPTMLSAAIPLFWVESPMWLASKGRFEESEKAFRALHPSNENSDKELKNLIAMETDKQLKYSRGGISSTSYFKKIFITIRQRYFWKLYSLSIVVNVYRVAAGRVLFSTLAITMLQDISGTSDILTFTLLTNGFSIFGATISFIFMRKYKMRQLLFPTGILANLLLVSLGLLLLIRPEKDVITNWAKILLLALYLVTVAAGPYPVLEALLTEINPLEVKSFCLITLGILIGVIQFLAVKLAPGMFISIGYHGVFFLNAAIVFICLLYLWFYMPETKGRSLQEIEVYFKNNKYDDNAFKFEQSKELLELKKDVA is encoded by the exons TTCCTGGTCACCGTTGGAATCGCAATAGGCAGTATCTCAGATGGGTTCATATTTGGGCAGATGTCTGGTATGATCGACAAACTGCACTCTAACCATAGCTCCATACCAATATCTGATGAATTTGTATCATGGATAG CCTCCACAATCAATATCACCTGCTTCGTGGGCTTCGCTGTGGTTGCTGTTATTACAGAAATGTGGGGGCGCAGATATTCCGTCACTGTGATGTCGATGCCTGCTCTTATATCGTGGATATTAACGTATTTTGCACAAGATAAATATGTGTTACTCCTCACAAGAGTACTGGCCGGTTTATCTTACGGTGGAATATTATTCTTAAGTTACACAAATATCGGTGAATATATGACACCAAGCTTCCGGTTTCTAGCGTTTAATATGCTTGTTTGTGTTGGTTCAATGACTGGAACAATGATGGGACACGTCTTAAGTGTTATTATGAATTGGCGAAATGTTGCTTTAATAGGAATTTTACCAACAATGTTGTCAGCTGCTATTCCTTTATTTTGGGTGGAAAGCCCCATGTGGCTAGCATCGAAAGGCAGATTTGAGGAAAGCGAAAAAGCATTTAGAGCCCTTCATCCCTCTAATGAGAATTCTGacaaagaattaaaaaatttaattgcaaTGGAAACAGATAAGCAATTAAAATACTCCAGGGGTGGTATTTCATCGACatcatattttaagaaaatattcatAACAATACGACAACGCTATTTTTGGAAGTTATACTCTTTGTCTATTGTAGTCAATGTGTACCGTGTAGCTGCTGGCCGGGTTTTGTTCAGTACATTGGCAATAACGATGCTCCAGGATATTAGTGGAACATCAGACATAttaacatttacactattaaCAAACGGCTTCTCAATTTTCGGTGCAACCATTTCTTTTATCTTCATGAGAAAGTACAAAATGCGTCAGCTTTTATTTCCAACGGGAATTTTGGCAAATTTACTATTGGTATCTCTTGGGCTGTTGCTTCTTATTAGGCCTGAAAAAGATGTCATAACAAATTGGGCCAAAATATTGCTGTTGGCATTATATTTAGTTACAGTAGCTGCCGGTCCATATCCTGTTTTAGAAGCATTGCTTACTGAAATAAATCCATTAGAAGTTAAATCATTTTGTCTGATCACGTTAGGCATACTTATAGGTGTGATACAATTTTTGGCGGTAAAGCTTGCACCTGGTATGTTTATTAGTATAGGATACCATggtgttttctttttaaatgcgGCTATTGTATTCATATGTCTTTTGTATCTTTGGTTTTACATGCCAGAAACAAAAGGCAGATCATTACAAGAAATAGaagtttatttcaaaaataataaatatgatgaCAATGCGTTTAAATTTGAACAAAGTAAAGAgttattagaattaaaaaaagatgTTGCATAA
- the LOC126971778 gene encoding facilitated trehalose transporter Tret1-like isoform X4, which translates to MSGMIDKLHSNHSSIPISDEFVSWIASTINITCFVGFAVVAVITEMWGRRYSVTVMSMPALISWILTYFAQDKYVLLLTRVLAGLSYGGILFLSYTNIGEYMTPSFRFLAFNMLVCVGSMTGTMMGHVLSVIMNWRNVALIGILPTMLSAAIPLFWVESPMWLASKGRFEESEKAFRALHPSNENSDKELKNLIAMETDKQLKYSRGGISSTSYFKKIFITIRQRYFWKLYSLSIVVNVYRVAAGRVLFSTLAITMLQDISGTSDILTFTLLTNGFSIFGATISFIFMRKYKMRQLLFPTGILANLLLVSLGLLLLIRPEKDVITNWAKILLLALYLVTVAAGPYPVLEALLTEINPLEVKSFCLITLGILIGVIQFLAVKLAPGMFISIGYHGVFFLNAAIVFICLLYLWFYMPETKGRSLQEIEVYFKNNKYDDNAFKFEQSKELLELKKDVA; encoded by the exons ATGTCTGGTATGATCGACAAACTGCACTCTAACCATAGCTCCATACCAATATCTGATGAATTTGTATCATGGATAG CCTCCACAATCAATATCACCTGCTTCGTGGGCTTCGCTGTGGTTGCTGTTATTACAGAAATGTGGGGGCGCAGATATTCCGTCACTGTGATGTCGATGCCTGCTCTTATATCGTGGATATTAACGTATTTTGCACAAGATAAATATGTGTTACTCCTCACAAGAGTACTGGCCGGTTTATCTTACGGTGGAATATTATTCTTAAGTTACACAAATATCGGTGAATATATGACACCAAGCTTCCGGTTTCTAGCGTTTAATATGCTTGTTTGTGTTGGTTCAATGACTGGAACAATGATGGGACACGTCTTAAGTGTTATTATGAATTGGCGAAATGTTGCTTTAATAGGAATTTTACCAACAATGTTGTCAGCTGCTATTCCTTTATTTTGGGTGGAAAGCCCCATGTGGCTAGCATCGAAAGGCAGATTTGAGGAAAGCGAAAAAGCATTTAGAGCCCTTCATCCCTCTAATGAGAATTCTGacaaagaattaaaaaatttaattgcaaTGGAAACAGATAAGCAATTAAAATACTCCAGGGGTGGTATTTCATCGACatcatattttaagaaaatattcatAACAATACGACAACGCTATTTTTGGAAGTTATACTCTTTGTCTATTGTAGTCAATGTGTACCGTGTAGCTGCTGGCCGGGTTTTGTTCAGTACATTGGCAATAACGATGCTCCAGGATATTAGTGGAACATCAGACATAttaacatttacactattaaCAAACGGCTTCTCAATTTTCGGTGCAACCATTTCTTTTATCTTCATGAGAAAGTACAAAATGCGTCAGCTTTTATTTCCAACGGGAATTTTGGCAAATTTACTATTGGTATCTCTTGGGCTGTTGCTTCTTATTAGGCCTGAAAAAGATGTCATAACAAATTGGGCCAAAATATTGCTGTTGGCATTATATTTAGTTACAGTAGCTGCCGGTCCATATCCTGTTTTAGAAGCATTGCTTACTGAAATAAATCCATTAGAAGTTAAATCATTTTGTCTGATCACGTTAGGCATACTTATAGGTGTGATACAATTTTTGGCGGTAAAGCTTGCACCTGGTATGTTTATTAGTATAGGATACCATggtgttttctttttaaatgcgGCTATTGTATTCATATGTCTTTTGTATCTTTGGTTTTACATGCCAGAAACAAAAGGCAGATCATTACAAGAAATAGaagtttatttcaaaaataataaatatgatgaCAATGCGTTTAAATTTGAACAAAGTAAAGAgttattagaattaaaaaaagatgTTGCATAA